TGCTTTTCGCGGCGGGCAGATCTTTGATTGGCTGTATGTGAAGCGGATCAGTGACTTCGAATCCATGAGCAACCTGTCCAAGGCACTCAGAGCCAAACTCGTAGACCAGTTCAGTATTTCGGCGCTTACCGAGATTACGAAGCTGGAGTCCAAGGACGGCACGGTGAAATTCCTGTTCGGTCTGCATGATGATCATGCGATTGAGACAGTTATTATGAAGCATAATTACGGCAACAGTGTATGTGTGACGACTCAGGTAGGCTGCCGGATCGGATGTACCTTCTGTGCATCTACCCTTGGTGGTCTCAAGCGGGATCTGACTGCAGGGGAGATTGTTGCCCAGGTTGTCCGTTCCCAGCAGATTCTTGATGCGCGCGGCGAACGTGTCAGCAGCATTGTCATTATGGGGACAGGCGAGCCCTTCGAGAATTATGATGCAACCATGAGATTCCTCCGTCTGATGATCCACGAGAAGGGCCTGAATATTGGCCAGCGCCACATCACCGTGTCCACCAGCGGAATTGTGCCGAACATCTATAAATTCGCTGATGAAGATACACAGATTAATCTGGCGATCTCGATTCACGCTCCTAACGATACGCTCCGTTCCAAGCTGATGCCGGTGAACCGCCGTTATCCGTTCGACGATGTAATCGAGTCCCTGCGCTACTATCAGGCCAAGACAGGCCGCCGGATCAGCTTCGAGTACGCCTTGATCGGCGGCGTGAACGATCAGCCGGAGCATGCAGAAGAGCTGGCCGGGGTGCTGAAGACGATGCTGTGCCATGTGAATCTGATTCCGGTCAATCATGTGCCTGAGCGCAAGTATGTCCGGACTTCCCGCAATGATATCTTTGAATTTCAGCGTATACTGGCCGATCATGGCGTGAATGTTACCATTCGCCGTGAGCAAGGCCATGATATTGCGGCCGCATGCGGACAGCTGCGTGCCAAACATATGGAGTTGGGGTGAGGATATTTGATCAGAACAGTTCAAGCCAGCGACATTGGCCGGGTACGTACCGTCAATGAGGATTCAGTCTGGATCGGCGCTACGCGCCACGGTTATACCCTCGGCATTATTGCCGACGGAATGGGGGGACATCTGGCTGGCGATACCGCGAGCAGGCTGGCACTCGAGACGGTCAGGGGTATTCTGGACCAGCTGGAACCTGATCTGCCTGAGGCAGAGCTGAAGGAGGCGCTGACTGCCGCCATTATGGAAGCCAATAACACGGTTCACAGTGAGGCTCAGAGCGATGAGAAGCTCCACAATATGGGGACTACCATCGTTGCTGCGCTGCTGAAAGGGTCGGCAGGCTATATCGGCCATATCGGGGACAGCAGGGCTTATCTGATTCAGAACGGTGAAGCCAGGCAGCTAACCGAGGATCATACGCTGGTGAATGAGCTGTTCAGGAACGGCCAGATCAGCCTGGAGGAGCTGGATAATCATCCGCGCCGCAATGTGCTCACCAGGGCACTGGGCACGGATACAGTGGTGTCTGCGGATCTGGCTTATGTTACGCTTGCAATCGGTGAGCTCTTGCTGCTGTGCAGCGACGGACTCAGTAATTATGTCAGCCAGGAGCATCTGGGCAAGGTAGCCGGAATTAACGAAATATCTCTGGAAGAAAGAGCAGAGCGATTACTTCAACTGGCATTGCTTGCTGGGGGCAGCGATAATATAAGCGTTGCTATGCTGGAACACCAAGGAGAGGCCGCAGTGCCCGAGACAAAGGAGTGGGAAAGATGATCGGTCACGAATTGGGCGGCCGTTACCAAGTCATCGAACGGATTGGCGGAGGAGGCATGGCGCTTGTCTATAGAGCCCATGATATACTGCTTAACCGGAATGTTGCTATCAAAGTACTGCGCAATCAGTTTGTGCATGATGAGGAATTCATCCGCCGGTTCCGGCGGGAGGCGCAATCTGCTGCATCGTTATCTCATCCAAACGTAGTCAGCATATACGATGTCGGCCA
This genomic interval from Paenibacillus sp. FSL H8-0332 contains the following:
- the rlmN gene encoding 23S rRNA (adenine(2503)-C(2))-methyltransferase RlmN, with the protein product MKPLIYDFSLEELQQWAKDNGEPAFRGGQIFDWLYVKRISDFESMSNLSKALRAKLVDQFSISALTEITKLESKDGTVKFLFGLHDDHAIETVIMKHNYGNSVCVTTQVGCRIGCTFCASTLGGLKRDLTAGEIVAQVVRSQQILDARGERVSSIVIMGTGEPFENYDATMRFLRLMIHEKGLNIGQRHITVSTSGIVPNIYKFADEDTQINLAISIHAPNDTLRSKLMPVNRRYPFDDVIESLRYYQAKTGRRISFEYALIGGVNDQPEHAEELAGVLKTMLCHVNLIPVNHVPERKYVRTSRNDIFEFQRILADHGVNVTIRREQGHDIAAACGQLRAKHMELG
- a CDS encoding Stp1/IreP family PP2C-type Ser/Thr phosphatase, whose translation is MIRTVQASDIGRVRTVNEDSVWIGATRHGYTLGIIADGMGGHLAGDTASRLALETVRGILDQLEPDLPEAELKEALTAAIMEANNTVHSEAQSDEKLHNMGTTIVAALLKGSAGYIGHIGDSRAYLIQNGEARQLTEDHTLVNELFRNGQISLEELDNHPRRNVLTRALGTDTVVSADLAYVTLAIGELLLLCSDGLSNYVSQEHLGKVAGINEISLEERAERLLQLALLAGGSDNISVAMLEHQGEAAVPETKEWER